The following is a genomic window from Heliomicrobium gestii.
GCGATGTTCCTCCAGCAACCGCTCCCGAACCCCCGGCGTTGAGAGCAATTGAATCCGGCTGCTGCGTTGGGTCTCCCGCATCGTATCGGAGATCGTCTGCATCAACCTCAAAAGTAAGGAATTGTCAGCAGCTTCGGAAAGGGCGAAATGAAACAGGAAGTCGGCCTCTTCCCCGACCTCTCCGCTGTAGATGTCCCGCTCCATCTGAGACAAGGCGACTTCCATCGATCTCAGGTGTCCTTCTTCTCGTCGCTGGGCAGCGAGACCGGCGGCCCCCACCTCCATGATTTTGCGGACCTCTAAAATCTGGCGCGGCAGATCCTTTTCCACCAGCAACAACATGGCTAATGGTTCGATTACACCGTTTTCAGAGGGCTGCCGGATAAAGGCGCCATCGCCCGGCTTGATATCAACGATCCCCATGGCCTCCAAGGCGCTCAGCGCTTCCCGAACAGCCGCCCGGCTCACTTTAAGGTTCTCCGCCAATTCTCGTTCCGACAGCAAGCGGTCTCCGGCCTTTA
Proteins encoded in this region:
- a CDS encoding FadR/GntR family transcriptional regulator — encoded protein: MELRPIRTKKIYEEIVVQIKELVKSGSLKAGDRLLSERELAENLKVSRAAVREALSALEAMGIVDIKPGDGAFIRQPSENGVIEPLAMLLLVEKDLPRQILEVRKIMEVGAAGLAAQRREEGHLRSMEVALSQMERDIYSGEVGEEADFLFHFALSEAADNSLLLRLMQTISDTMRETQRSSRIQLLSTPGVRERLLEEHRGIFRAVEAQDTAKAQELMYDHLQGVEQSICRSLEK